ctTGATTGATTACGAAATGCAAACTCTAAAAACTTCTCAACTCCAAGCATGTACGGTTATTCATCCAACTTTTATCCATATTTCTTGAAAGAGAACAAATGATTTGGCACAACTCACCCTTCATGCAAAAAATAAAGCTCAAAAGAAAAAGGTTAAAATAGAACCCAATATTAACCACATACAAAGATTATTCTGAAATCACTTAATTCAACCGCTAAACTCCAAAGATCAATTTCTAAACAAAGGGATAAAGCAAAtacatatttaataattatattgatCAAGGTTGTGCTGGAAAAGTCAACCCACAACTCACATTTaattacattattttattttatttttgagaaggaattacataatttaatttaatttaatttactaGCTAGGAATCTGAAATTTTaacaatttgaatttgaaatacaaaaattttgatttttttttcaagcaaTAGATCATGATTTAATTTTGCTTGCGAGCACCAGTGCACTACATTCAATCTTTACGCTCTATATGGACATCTGATgtgcataaaaaaaaaacacaacatGTACGAAATTGGATTGAATATGCCtcataaaaatgaaaaagagaCTGAATGGATTTAGAAATTCAGAATTAAAGAGAGCAAGCAATTGCATTAATAGGAACCTACCTCTGTTCAGGCGAGAAATCAGAGGGCCAAAGGCGGCGCTAGAAAGGCAAGAAGGGAGTGCCGTAGGAGGCGCCAGAAACTATGGCGCAGGGAACAACTATTAGTGGGGGCACGACGTCTGCACTCGTGCTGCCTGCTGCCTGCGAGGCTGCGGCGCCAAGGAGATAAAGGGCGGTGGCGCGGCGGTGTTGGGGTAGGGGTGAGTTGCAACGAGAAGACCGGCGAGAGGAGGGAAGGGACGGGGGCGGCTGGAACTTGGGAATTGGTACGAAAGTTGAATTAGTTAGGTAATTAGGTTTtagattaaaagaaaaaattagttattaattaatttattaagtattatgtatatactcccttcgtccacaatttaatgccctacttgcctttaaaaatctgtccacaatttaatgtcctattctgctttttgtaccattttactcttcttcttttcctatatttactaccatttgccactcatggacccaccttaaaacacctttatcatttttatattatatatttactacactttatcactagtggatccactcacaacacctttatcactttagtcaactatctttatcactttagtcaactacctttatatttcatccatatcacatttttcagttttcttagtctccgtgctcacacccaaatagggcattaaatcacggacggagggagtatcatacaTTAACCCATacacatttattatataaaaatgtgtATCTCATTGAAATCATCTAATGTATACACGAATTAAGCAATACtatttaaagaaaataaaatactccctccgtccccgaaataagttcatctttggggacgacacgagttttaaggaaaagtgataaagtgtattgatagtggagaaaaatatgttatactccctccgtccgccaaaagtattccactttggccgggcacagagtttaataaaatgtgtgatgatgttgatgtagtggagaaagggccccaccactttatgagatgtgtggttaagattgaatttggggtgggttttttgtaaataaagagtgtttgtaaggataaaatataaaggtggatggtgggaccatggcttaaaaatgaaagtggaatactttttgcggacgccaaatatagtaattgtggaatacttttggcggacggagggagtaattagtattggaagtggtgaaaatgtgaaaattgttataattattattgggagtggtgaaaaagtgaaaagtaagaataaataaaacattattaatggtggggtagttgttcaaaactggaaagaaagaaaaatgaatttatttgggggaacgtcccaaaaaggaaaaagaagaacttatttcagggacggagagagtattaaattattctcttttaaaattaattttgccAACACATTGAAATGTCGTAATTATATAGGTATAACGACATATAATATGTTGTGTTGTAATAGCTTATAATAGATGTTTAGCAACATTCTATAATGTCGTAATAAGATTAGTATTATGACATATATGATTCAGTCTTTGAGCCCTTATATATGCAAATTAATCAGCCTTGCTTATTAGGGTCAAGAACTCTCCTGACAACACACATGtataaaacaaattaatttaaaatatagtataaagcCACAAATTTAGACTGTAATTTTCAATAATCAACACTACAAGATTCATCGATGATGCaataaaattagaatatatAAATCACTCGGTTTCATTCATATATATCAACATAATTAATTCCACCATGTGAAATCTTGAAATTCTTGCCAAAATTCTCGATGGAAACTCCATGATATTAGTCGACGGGCATCTGGTAGCGGCAAAGCGGGCAATAGTGACTCGTCCGCAGCCACTTGATGATGCAGCCGTCGTGAAAAACATGCGAACACGGCATTCTGAGGCCGCCGCCGACCTCCTCCAAGCAAATGCAGCAACACCTCTCCTCAGCCTCGCACTTCTCCAGCAGCGGGAACGAGGAATCCGCGGCGGGAACCATGCGAGGATAGTCGGTCTCCACGGCATACAAGTGCCTGCGTCTGATGTTTATCTTGAAATGAAGGCTAAGAATGGTGTACTTACGTAGGGTTTCGGCCGTAAAACTCTTGTACACTTCCGCCCACGCGAAGGTGATGAGGTGCCGGCGCTCGAAGTCGGGGAGGCGATCGCCGATGGCCTCTACGAGCACCTCCCGTACATGGTCGCGCGACAAGGATTCTTCAACGGTGAGTTGGGCGGCGGTGTTGTAGTCGATGGTAGGGAGGGATTCAAGAAAGTGTGGGTCCATTGGGGAATCTGGGTTTACAACATAGTTGGAAGTTTGGGTGTGTATGGAAAGTTGGAATTTGATCTTCACATGAGGGAACATGGTGGACCGGAATGCACTTTCGATTACTTCCATTGAGGTCGAACTAACGCTCTCGTAATTCATGCTCATTGTGTTTAGGATTTTTTGAGAAAGAATGTAATTTGGAGAAAATTGGATATGACTTTGGTCCTATGGAGGTTTATTAGTTTATATGGTGTTGCTGGGAATACTTGGCGTAGAAGGATTCGGACTCCCATTTCGATCGGTTAGGGTTACTTATCTCTTCTTGCCttctttagttttatttcttaatctctTAAAGTTTagttatgttataattaatacatACGTGTTTTggcttttaatttatttcttgaattaatatttaactaggttttattcttatttttaggTTTCTTTCTGGATGTAGTTATAAATTTGTTCGTTTTACTTTGTAAATATTTCTCTTCATTTTTAATAACTACAGTGCAATCTGTAATATGCTATctgaatttttttgtttttgtttttataggTCATATAATGACAGAGTACGTATCAAAGTCGGACTCCAACTAGAAATATTTGGGTTACTTAATTATATCTCTTCTTGCCTTCTTcaggatttttatttttgaaaaattcttTTGGGAGtttcttttttatttgagtgACTTATTACTTTTGGGTTTTCATTCTTCAGTTAATTGACTAGGTTTGTTCTCTTATTTTTCGGTTTTCTTAACTTGGGCGTATTTTCTatctttatttttcaaatatttatcttatttttaatattttggtGATGGTCTAACGACTCTAGAACGTTTAATCCGTAAAcgttattttcgaaatttttGATAGATTGTTTTGTCAATTTGTTATATTAATTTCATATTACTTGAtcttctgaaaaaaaaaatcatattatttgattttttacaaaaaaatatatatacgaaAATCACAAATCATATTTGGTAGAATCGTTATTTTTGTGTGTGAAGCACATCCTTTAGggtgtgtaataataataataataataataataataattttgagAGTATATCTTGTAATAAACAGAACGTTATAGAAATCACTTGTGattcatataaaaaataattaattccaGCAGACTacatacaaattaattaatgaaatctGGAAATTGTTGTACGAAACATGCAAAAACagtggatatatatatatctaattggCAGGCATCTGGTAGCGGCAAAGCGGGCAATAACGACTCTTCCGCAGCCATTCCTTAATACACCCGCCATGAAACACATGCGAACACGGCATTCTCCTCAGCGCCACGCCGCCAAGCTCCTCCAAGCAGATGCAGCAACACCCCTCCTCGTCGCACTTCTCCAACAGCGGCAACGACATGCGAGGATAGACGACATAAAGGTACACGTGTGTGGTCCATATCTTCAAATCGAGATCAAAAACGGTGTGCTTCGGTAGGGTGATGAAAGCCTTCCGCACCTCCTCCCACGCGAGCATAATCGCACGGCGGCATTCGTTTTCATGGAGACGGCCGCCGATGGCGTTTCCTAACGCCTCTCGCACATCTTCGTACCGCAATTGTCCTCGAACGATGATGACGTGCGCGGCGGTGCTGTTGTCCGAGGAAGGCAGGCATTGAAGTCTGGAATCTTGGTTTATAACATAGTGGTAATACTCGTTGCGGAAGAAAAGGTTGAATTTGATTTCGAGATGAGGGAAAATAGTGGCCCGGAATGACCGCTTGGTTACGTTGAATGTCGTGAAACAATGGTGCGGGAAATCCATGCTCGGTGTGTTTTTGCGGATGGGAGATTTTGTGTAATTTGGATATTAATTAATTGGggtttatttatgttgttttacCACCCAAGTGAATCCTTGGCATACAAGGAATCCAACTCCAATTAGGTTTTGTTACTCATCTCTTCTTGCCTTCTATAATTGTACTACCTCAGAAAACGTGCAatttaattaacttatatataaaaagtaattattataacTAAACAATTATCGTATTGTAAAATTTGAGTagttaataaaaattttacttcTCAATTAGCCCTTCTTGTATAAGGAAAGGAAAAAGTATCCacctaaataaaaatatgaaaaaaactAGCATTTTTTGatgtaaatgtacaattatgCCGTTAATGATATTTTTCACTGTTACTTGtgaaaaaagtgtgtaacagtgtaaaatacactattacacactttttcaaaaatcatgTAATGATTGAGAAAATCgtgtaatagtatattttacactgttacacactttttcacaaaagtgtgtaattgcaaaaaagtgtgtaacagtgtatttacactgttacacactttttcacttCTAAAAAGTGTGTAcaatgtattttacactgttacacactaaaaGAGTATTTTGGTCAGAAATGCtattatttctatatttttatttgtatagcTAAAATTTCCTATGACTAAAAGGTTTTGACTACATTAGAGTGTTGCATCATACATTTATCACTTTATAAAAGTATAACAATGTTAAAAACTCGTAAcataattagaaaataaaaaataaagatatatatatatatatatatatatatatatataggggtgggctagaataaaaacactcttaagtgtataaaatataaacgtttcctaatgtacgaattttatgtaga
The genomic region above belongs to Salvia miltiorrhiza cultivar Shanhuang (shh) chromosome 5, IMPLAD_Smil_shh, whole genome shotgun sequence and contains:
- the LOC131024562 gene encoding uncharacterized protein LOC131024562; the protein is MDFPHHCFTTFNVTKRSFRATIFPHLEIKFNLFFRNEYYHYVINQDSRLQCLPSSDNSTAAHVIIVRGQLRYEDVREALGNAIGGRLHENECRRAIMLAWEEVRKAFITLPKHTVFDLDLKIWTTHVYLYVVYPRMSLPLLEKCDEEGCCCICLEELGGVALRRMPCSHVFHGGCIKEWLRKSRYCPLCRYQMPAN
- the LOC131024561 gene encoding receptor homology region, transmembrane domain- and RING domain-containing protein 4-like, yielding MSMNYESVSSTSMEVIESAFRSTMFPHVKIKFQLSIHTQTSNYVVNPDSPMDPHFLESLPTIDYNTAAQLTVEESLSRDHVREVLVEAIGDRLPDFERRHLITFAWAEVYKSFTAETLRKYTILSLHFKINIRRRHLYAVETDYPRMVPAADSSFPLLEKCEAEERCCCICLEEVGGGLRMPCSHVFHDGCIIKWLRTSHYCPLCRYQMPVD